In Candidatus Neomarinimicrobiota bacterium, the sequence CGGGCCAAACTCTACTATTTGCGCGAACTGCGGGGTCGGGCCGCGCGGATCAAGGAGCGGCGTTAACTTCCGAATGCACGTCCTGGCAGGGAGCCACCGCGGGTGGCTCTTTTTATTTCCCCCTGGAGGCCCTCAACAGCTGATGCCATGAACCTGCGTACCGTCCTCACCGTCACGTTCCTGGGACACCTGCTCAACCACAGTCTCACCCTGATCTATCCGGTGGTCATGATCCAGCTGCTCGAGCTATTTCCCGGGACCTCCCTCACCACCCTGGGGCTGCTGGGCACCGGCCATTACTTGCTCTACGGCCTGGGGGCGTTTCCCGCCGGTTGGCTGACGGACCGGTTCGGTGCCCGCACACTACTGCTCACCTACCTGGTGGGCTCGGGGTTCGCCGTGGCTATCCTGGTGCTGTCGACGGGCCTGGTGCAGCTGGCCGTGGGTCTGGCCTTGCTGGGGCTGTCCTGCAGCCTGTATCACCCGGCAGGCCTCACGCTCATCAGCCACAGCTCACCCCGCCTCAGCCGCCACCTGGGCCTCCACGGCATAGCCGGGAGTTTTGGGCTGGCGCTGGGGCCGCTGGGGGGCGGGGCACTGGCGGGCTGGCTGGGCTGGCAGGCGCCCTACGTGCTGTTCGGTAGCTTGGCCGTGCTGACGGGAATCTATCTGTGGCGGGCAACAGATAGCGGCCGGCAGCAGGCCCCAGCGCCAGAATCGCAGGCCGCCAGACCTACGCGCATAGGGCCACTAATCAGTGTCTATATCATCGGCATATTCATGGGGCTGGCGCGCCAGGGGACGCTCAGCTTCCTGCCGCTGCATTTTTCACAGCATTTCTCCGGCCGCCTGGCACCGGTCATGGTGGGGGGCTTGCTCACCGCCCTGGTGCTGGCCAGCGGCATCCTGGGGCAGCTCCTGGGGGGTCTGCTGGGCGACCGCTTTGACCGCAACCGCATTCTACTGTTCGTGGTGGCCTTGAATATCCCGCTGCTCTACCTGATGTCCACCCTCACCCCTTATCCCATGCTGGGGGTGGCTATTTTGTGGAGTGTGGTGAACTTTTCCTACCAGCCGGTGGCCAACGCGCTGGTTTCCGACTATTCCGACCCCCGGCGGAGAGGCACTCTTTTCGGCGTTTTCATTGGACTCTCATTTGGCGTGGGTTCCCTGGCCTCAACACTGGCCGGCACCATCGCCGACCGCTGGGACACGGCGGCCATATTCCTGGTCATGGGCCTGCTGCTGCTGCCGGCGGTATTGGCGGGCTTGTTCCTGAGGCGGCAGGCGGCGGGGGAAGGCTCCTGAAGCTCTACGCGGAGCCTGGCGCGTCCGGTGATGCCGAAGGGGACACGGCCTAACGGGCTGGGCGCAGCCGGCGCGAGCGACGGCGGCGAGCGAAGCGGTCGGCTCCAGCGAGGGGTTAGGCAGATGCATATCATGAACTTCTATTACTTCTCTTCGCGAGATATCGGGATCACGCGAATCGATGCAAAAGCTGCTAAAGGTATGTAGATCTCATCCTTCTGAAAGAGTACGCAAAGGTCTGTTCGATTCTTATTCTTCGTTCCGATCAGGGCTACACGAGTATCTACTCCCACAGCTCCGAGTTCTTTCAGGGCCAGAGCCACGTCGAAGCCACAAGCATCATTGAGTTGCTCGACACTTATCTTACGAGGGTTAGACCACACTTTCTCAGGTTGTCTGGAAGTGATTTTTGAAACTCTAAGCTGCATCCACTCGAAGCCATTATGGCTGGAAATGGAGACTCTATTCCCCGTGGCAAACCGGGTGAATAGCCTGGATGGTCGTGAGCCAGGTAGTCCTCGTATCTCACGATCACCATTCTTCCAATCAACGTAGGCAACCCTTGCCTCAAGATTTGGGAGGCAGGTGATCAGATATGTATGGCTGACTCCGGAACTCCAACGCCGCTTGGATGTCTCGTCATGTTCGATGATCTCAGATTCACCGGTGTCAGTAATCCTCACCGATCCGAAATTGATTGACATATGGTTATTCATCCGTCTAAAAAGCTGTTCTCCGGCGCCATGGAGCCAAGCACCTGCCTAGCGCCTTCGGCATAATCTGCGGTGCAAAGTACCGTTAGCTTCGACCGGTTATTATACGTCCAATTGGCGCAGAAATACTGGAACCGTTCCATCCGGCTTGATGTCCCAATAAATGGGTTTCTTTGGAACTAATGCCCCATTGGAAAACGTAGCCCCGAAAATTTCGTCCTCAACCGCACAGGTTGCTTCCACGCACATCCTTGCTTTTGTAGTGAGTTCGATTGTTGTGACTCCCGGATTAAGGTGATGAAAATCGTTACGATGGCGCCATGCTAATTCCGCAGCGTCGAGTGCTTCACTCGAAAGGATGTTTTTGGCACGAAAACTTCGAATCAAATCTTCCGCATCTTTCTTGTACTCCATTCCGTTTCGTTTGGCCATGAACTTCAGCATCGCCTCAAGGAGTGCTTGGGAACACATGATACAACCAAGCATATAGCCATCTCGGTATAGCTCTAGACACTGTGTGGACGCGGGAGCAAAATAGTGGCCTCCGATGATCGGTTGATAATTGAGTTCCCCTATTCGCCGGATCCGGGCTGGGAGCTCTGCCTCGAATTTCTGACGAAGGTGGTTCTCAAGAGCGGCGTTAGTCATGAGCTCGCGGAGGTATCACGATCATTTATGAAGCAACATTTTAGGCCATTCAAACCTGATATCCTGTCTCTACCGGTGGCGGAATCTAATTCCGTCATCTGACAAATCCAACGAAGCACAGAACTTGGATCGCACCTCATCACAACCCTCAGGGGGAATGCAATAGGGAACTCGAACGAACCCACCCTATTCACTTCGTGAAGTCCCCTCCCTTTCAAGGGAGGGGATACAGGGGTGGGTTCGTTCACCGGGGGAGTCTGCTTTGCCCCGCCAACGGCGGCGGCCGCCAGGGGACCGGGCCAAACCCCGCCTCGCCCTGACCCCGCGTCAATCCCCGCTCTTCCCCGCGTCCGTCCTACCCCTTACATTTCCTCCCCGCTCTTTGACATTCCACCCCCCCAGAACTTGTCCCGATCCATCGGGAGGCGATGGTCGGCTGGTCGCTGGGTCGGCCAACGGATTCGTGGGTGGTTGTAGGGGCGTAGCGCTGCTACGCCCATGCTTCTGCCTCCACCGTAGTTAGCCCCTCAATCTTTTCCCCTCCGGGCGTCACCCAACTCCCCGACCCGCCTGTTATTCACCTGTTATGGCGGAGTGGGGCCATTTTAGGGCCGTCTTGGTGTCACGTTGGTGTCACGTTGAGGCCACCCTTTCCGTCGGTGAGGTTGGCACCGGCAGGGGGAGAGGGGGCCACGGGCGATTTTGGGTCACTTTTGGGTCACGTTTGGGCCATGTTTGGGCCACCTCTTCCGTCTGTGGACGTGGCCCACGCACAGGGGGGAGGGGGTCACCCAGCCAAACTTGTCCCGACCTGTCGGGACGGCGGTCGGACCGCTGACGGCTGACCGCTAATCGCCCCTACGCTCCCGGCAGCTCCATTTCCATTGACACCCGCTGAGGCGTACTCTATATTACTTGCTCATGGCAGCCTCCTCCGATCCCCAATCTTCCGACAGCGGCGCACTTGATCTTGCGGCCCGCCTGGCCACCCTGGAGGCGGACATGGCGAGCCTCAACCAGATCGGCATCGCCCTTTCCAGCGAAAAAAACCTCGGCCGCCTGCTGGAGACCATTGTCACCGAGGGCCGGGGTTTTACCCACTGTGACGCCGGCACCCTCTACCGGGTGAACGATAAAAAACAGGTGCTCACCTTCGAGATCATGCAGACCGAATCCACCGGCTACTACGCTGGCGGCACCACCGATATCAAGATCACCGTGCCTCCCGTCCCCCTGATTGTGGACGGTAATCCCAACCACGCCAATGTGTCGACCTATGTGGCCCTTACCAAAGAGGTGGTGAACATTCCCGATGT encodes:
- a CDS encoding MFS transporter, with the protein product MNLRTVLTVTFLGHLLNHSLTLIYPVVMIQLLELFPGTSLTTLGLLGTGHYLLYGLGAFPAGWLTDRFGARTLLLTYLVGSGFAVAILVLSTGLVQLAVGLALLGLSCSLYHPAGLTLISHSSPRLSRHLGLHGIAGSFGLALGPLGGGALAGWLGWQAPYVLFGSLAVLTGIYLWRATDSGRQQAPAPESQAARPTRIGPLISVYIIGIFMGLARQGTLSFLPLHFSQHFSGRLAPVMVGGLLTALVLASGILGQLLGGLLGDRFDRNRILLFVVALNIPLLYLMSTLTPYPMLGVAILWSVVNFSYQPVANALVSDYSDPRRRGTLFGVFIGLSFGVGSLASTLAGTIADRWDTAAIFLVMGLLLLPAVLAGLFLRRQAAGEGS
- a CDS encoding GAF domain-containing protein; this encodes MAASSDPQSSDSGALDLAARLATLEADMASLNQIGIALSSEKNLGRLLETIVTEGRGFTHCDAGTLYRVNDKKQVLTFEIMQTESTGYYAGGTTDIKITVPPVPLIVDGNPNHANVSTYVALTKEVVNIPDVYEAEGFDFTGPKKYDEMTGYRTQSMLVIPMTDHTDKVLGVLQLINALSPEGERIPFDVKFEAMVRSLASQAAVAINNAQLIKDIENLFKSVVHYTVKAIDARSPH